One genomic window of Elaeis guineensis isolate ETL-2024a chromosome 2, EG11, whole genome shotgun sequence includes the following:
- the LOC140855217 gene encoding uncharacterized protein, whose amino-acid sequence MAPFEALYGRKCRSPICWDEVGERKLLGPEIVQQTAEKIHMIQERLRTAQSRQKSYADNRRRELEFQVSDLVFLRVSPTKGVMRFGVRGKLSPKYIGPFEILDRIGEIAYRLALPPALSGVHNVFHVSMLRKYILDPSHVVSYEPLRLQKDLTYEEYPVRIVDKKDQVLRHRIIPYVKIQWSNHSEREATWELETEMKIKYPQLFENLGMDGGAATEMVASPSSRRCRGEWPEVAHLAGLRGGARKGARVPCFRA is encoded by the exons atggctcctttcgaggcattatatggaaggaagtgtagatcgcccatttgttgggatgaggtgggaGAAAGAAAACTGTTGGGACCAGAAATAGTACAACAGACAGCGGAAAAAATACACATGATCCAGGAACGGCTTCGTACAGctcagagcaggcaaaagagttatgctgataatagaagaagggagctAGAATTTCAGGTAAGCGATCTTGtttttctgagagtttctcccactaaaggtgtaatgagatttggagttcgtggtaagttgagtccaaagtatattggtccttttgaaattttagacaggaTTGGAGAGATTGCATATCGGTTAGCATTACCACCGGCTTTATCTGGCGTACATAATGTATTTCATGTATCAATGTTGAGAAAGTATATTCTagatccaagtcatgtggtgagttatgaacctttgcgtcttcagaaggatctgacttatgaagaatatccagtacggattgttgacaagaaagatcaggtgttacgacatcgaattattccttatgtgaagatccaatggagcaatcatagcgagagagaggctacatgggaactcgagacagaaatgaagatTAAGTATCCACAACTTTTTGAAAACTTAGGTAT GGATGGTGGCGCTGCCACCGAGATGGTAGCATCGCCGTCGTCGAGACGTTGCCGGGGAgagtggccggaggtggctcatcTGGCCGGATTAAGGGGAGGCGCTCGAAAAGGGGCTCGGGTTCCCTGTTTTCGAGCGtga